Sequence from the Catenuloplanes indicus genome:
AGCTTCATGGCGCGGAGATCACCGTCACAACGACGGGGGTCACGAAGCCACAAGAGGACTGCGTCTTGGCACCGAACGAATGGCTCAACGACATCGATGGGCCGACACCGGCCGAACTCGCGGCCATCGGGGCGGAAGAGCCGCTGATCAGCGCGGAGGTCGCGTTGCTGGACGCGCAGATCCGCGTGTTCTGCGCGGACGGCGGTCCGACCGAGCTGGACTGGCACCGGCTGAGGGTCGCGGAGAAGCGGGTCGCTCGGGAGGCGCTGGCGCTGCACCGGCGGTACCCGGACAGCGCGGAGTTGAGGTGGGCGGCGTGACGACTCCCGCCTTCCCGATCGTGACGGTTGCGGACTCGCGCTTCACGTTCGGGCTGCTGCTCGATCTGACGCGGGTGCTGGAGCAGCACGGCTACCCGCCGGTCGTGGCGGGTGCGGATCTGGTCCGGCTTCAGGAGAGCCTCTTCAACTTCCTCTACACCAAGCCCGAGAGCACCGACGCTGAAGGAGTCCAGCGATGACCGTTTCCGCGTACCCGCCTCAGGTGGCAGACCTGCTTCCCCGCGCTCAGGAACTGGTCGCGTCGCTGGGTGTCCTGCCGTCCGAGAACCGGATCAAGAACGAGCTGAAGGTGGGCCGGCCGAAGGCAAAGGCGATCCGCGCGGCGCTGGAGCAGGAGACCACGCCGGCCGAGCCCGAGCCGGAGCAGACGCCGGAGGATGCGGCGCCGGACCCGGTTCCGGCGGTGGACGAGCCGGAGACCGTACCAACTCCGGTCCGTGAGGCGGCGCCGGTGACGGTGGAGACGATCGAGCAGCGTGCGGCGGTCGCAGACCCGGTTCCGGCCGCTGAGACCGTGCGGCGTCGGGCGGTGCCGTCCTGGCCGGTGCTGATCCTCGCGCTGCCCGCGTTCGCGGCTGTCTGGTCGGGATGGGTCGGGCTCGGGGAGATGACCGGGTTCGGGGTGGTGCACCCGCTTCCGGGGATCGCGGACGGGTTCAGCCTGAACACCGCGATCACGCTCCCGATCGGCGTCGAGACCTACGCGGCGTACGCGCTGCGGGTCTGGCTCTCCGGGCACGGCAACGCCGTGGCGCGACGGTTCGCGAAGTGGTCCGCGATCGGCTCGCTGATCCTCGGGGCGCTCGGCCAGGTCGCCTACCACCACATGGAAGCCGCAGGCGTCACGCACGCACCGTGGCAGATCACGACCGTGGTCGCCTGTCTGCCCGTGGCGGTGCTCGGGATGGGCGCGGCGCTGGCGCACCTGAATCACGACGGACGTTCTTAGCTCTGCCCGGCGGCGCGGCCTCTCGGCCTGGAAACCTGTGCCGCGCCGCCGGTCTCTCGCCCCCATTCG
This genomic interval carries:
- a CDS encoding DUF6284 family protein, with protein sequence MAPNEWLNDIDGPTPAELAAIGAEEPLISAEVALLDAQIRVFCADGGPTELDWHRLRVAEKRVAREALALHRRYPDSAELRWAA
- a CDS encoding ABC transporter permease yields the protein MTVSAYPPQVADLLPRAQELVASLGVLPSENRIKNELKVGRPKAKAIRAALEQETTPAEPEPEQTPEDAAPDPVPAVDEPETVPTPVREAAPVTVETIEQRAAVADPVPAAETVRRRAVPSWPVLILALPAFAAVWSGWVGLGEMTGFGVVHPLPGIADGFSLNTAITLPIGVETYAAYALRVWLSGHGNAVARRFAKWSAIGSLILGALGQVAYHHMEAAGVTHAPWQITTVVACLPVAVLGMGAALAHLNHDGRS